In a single window of the Drosophila albomicans strain 15112-1751.03 chromosome 3, ASM965048v2, whole genome shotgun sequence genome:
- the LOC117569222 gene encoding trypsin-1 — MSSAYNVIVLLLLAAFGNVVCGVDESRIIGGQFASQGQFPHQVSLQLNGRHHCGGSLISDTMIVTAAHCTKGQSPSQMMAVVGTNDLNAGNGQTMGIAQFIIHPQYNSQSQDFDMSLIRLSSPVMMGGAVKTIQLADADANYEADTMATISGFGAINQNLQLPNRLKFAKVQLWSRDFCNAQNIPGLTDRMICAGHPSGQVSSCQGDSGGPLTVDGKLFGVVSWGFGCGAKGRPAMYTYVGALRSWIKQNANV; from the coding sequence ATGTCTTCGGCATACAACGTTATCGTCCTCTTGCTGCTAGCAGCATTTGGAAATGTGGTTTGCGGCGTGGATGAATCTCGCATCATTGGCGGACAGTTTGCCTCTCAGGGACAATTTCCCCATCAGGTGTCGCTACAGCTGAATGGGCGTCATCATTGCGGCGGCTCTTTGATATCGGATACGATGATTGTGACAGCAGCACACTGCACCAAGGGTCAGAGTCCCAGTCAAATGATGGCTGTGGTGGGCACCAATGATCTGAATGCTGGCAACGGTCAGACCATGGGCATTGCTCAATTCATCATTCATCCGCAATATAATTCTCAAAGTCAGGACTTTGACATGTCGCTTATTCGCCTGAGCAGCCCCGTCATGATGGGCGGTGCAGTGAAAACGATCCAGTTGGCGGATGCTGATGCGAACTACGAAGCTGATACAATGGCAACCATCAGCGGTTTCGGAGCCATTAACCAGAATTTGCAGTTGCCCAACCGTCTTAAGTTCGCCAAGGTTCAGCTCTGGAGTCGCGACTTTTGCAATGCTCAGAATATTCCTGGACTCACGGACCGTATGATTTGTGCTGGTCATCCCAGTGGTCAAGTGAGCTCCTGCCAGGGCGATTCTGGTGGCCCACTGACAGTTGATGGCAAACTATTCGGTGTTGTGTCCTGGGGCTTTGGCTGCGGCGCCAAGGGACGTCCTGCCATGTACACATATGTGGGTGCTCTGAGGTCCTGgattaaacaaaatgcaaatgtctAG
- the LOC117567169 gene encoding cilia- and flagella-associated protein 161 has translation MPCSVSNFESGSNRYRSNVRIGNWFEDHCLEEDKMSSFRKMRDRGELLVEKARTLFDNFQKEVQLAAPKHDIMIGAVIQLMPIYMNIADMDTSELHPALSVVINEHAIRSSQTINENCELTVAPSERPCVRNSFRIVSGDEQDRTGERLKYGQRFRLECVESPDDPILLYSAPKLTNLSQSISTSFNSQKYGELNLPLGLVHRSKIMCPDGDIPKAFTNWFCMHVDPNKRFESEGETLPSNSPLVIVHAATNRNLAAENVVIQTLFGPEFLVSVQNYRNVFKREIWKNVWMISNGHHTRTDH, from the exons ATGCCTTGCTCAGTCTCAAATTTTGAATCGGGCTCAAACCGTTATCGTTCCAATGTGCGCATTGGCAATTGGTTCGAAGACCATTGCTTGGAGGAG gATAAGATGAGCAGCTTCAGAAAGATGCGTGACCGTGGAGAGCTGCTGGTCGAGAAGGCACGCACACTCTTCGACAATTTTCAGAAAGAGGTTCAGCTGGCAGCTCCCAAGCATGACATTATGATTGGCGCTGTGATTCAGCTGATGCCCATCTACATGAATATTGCAGATATGGATACGTCCGAGTTGCATCCCGCTTTATCCGTGGTCATTAACGAGCATGCCATACGATCCAGCCAAACCATTAACGAGAATTGCGAACTTACCGTTGCTCCCTCGGAGCGTCCTTGTGTGCGCAACTCTTTTCGCATCGTTAGCGGCGATGAGCAGGATCGCACAGGGGAGAGACTAAAGTATGGTCAGCGCTTTCGATTGGAGTGTGTGGAGTCACCCGATGATCCCATTTTGTTGTACAGCGCTCCCAAGCTGACCAATCTGTCTCAATCTATTTCGACATCATTCAACTCGCAAAAGTATGGCGAACTCAACTTGCCGCTAGGTCTTGTACATCGCAGC AAAATCATGTGTCCGGATGGAGATATACCCAAGGCATTTACCAACTGGTTTTGCATGCACGTCGACCCCAACAAACGCTTCGAAAGCGAGGGCGAAACTCTGCCA AGCAATTCTCCGTTGGTGATTGTACATGCGGCAACTAATCGGAATTTGGCTGCCGAGAATGTTGTTATTCAAACTTTGTTTGGTCCCGAGTTTTTGGTTTCTGTGCAGAACTATCGTAATGTTTTCAAGCGGGAGATCTGGAAGAATGTCTGGATGATTAGCAATGGCCATCACACACGTACTGACCACTAA